One genomic window of Lysobacterales bacterium includes the following:
- a CDS encoding HIT domain-containing protein, whose protein sequence is MSDFLLHPQLLTDSHPVCELALCSVRLVDDARFPWLILVPRQPFLRELMDLAAEDQLALLKEVNRAGRVLQRLYPADKLNIAALGNMVPQLHVHVIARRRDDEAWPRPVWGVGDPRPYAPDRLGRDLADLAAALTGA, encoded by the coding sequence GTGAGCGACTTCCTGCTGCACCCGCAACTGCTGACCGACAGCCACCCGGTGTGCGAGCTGGCCCTGTGCTCGGTCCGGCTGGTCGACGACGCCCGCTTCCCGTGGCTGATCCTGGTGCCGCGCCAGCCCTTCCTGCGCGAACTGATGGACCTCGCCGCCGAGGACCAGCTCGCCCTGCTGAAGGAAGTGAACCGCGCCGGACGCGTCCTGCAGCGGCTGTACCCGGCGGACAAACTCAACATCGCCGCGCTGGGCAACATGGTGCCGCAGCTGCATGTGCACGTGATCGCGCGCCGGCGCGACGACGAGGCCTGGCCGCGTCCGGTCTGGGGCGTGGGCGACCCGCGTCCCTATGCGCCGGACCGCCTGGGCCGCGATCTCGCCGACCTGGCCGCAGCCCTGACGGGCGCCTGA